One stretch of Bacillus sp. 2205SS5-2 DNA includes these proteins:
- the ablB gene encoding putative beta-lysine N-acetyltransferase: MKSRMETIQKLDFYVRLYCDTYNNRIRVDEYRGDLHLLHPTLLQKAKEHLATKLIVKARGEHVKAFLSYGYVIEGVIDGYFRGSDAWMMAYFLHSKRRESSVYVEEVDLLQKVLQLENAELVSSNSLKKAGEGEAEALGQLYRDTFQLYPVPLHDPNYIKQAMSEGTIFYYFEKDGEIISAASAEVNANDYNAELTDCATVPSFRKGGLMKQLLQQLEMDLQKEGIFCFYSLARALSFGMNAAFQQLNYSYRGRLINNCYIFDKLEDMNIWVKSTRI, translated from the coding sequence ATGAAGTCCAGAATGGAGACCATTCAAAAGCTAGACTTCTATGTAAGACTGTATTGTGATACCTATAATAATCGAATACGTGTTGATGAGTACCGTGGAGATCTTCACCTTCTTCATCCAACCCTTCTTCAGAAGGCGAAGGAACACTTGGCTACTAAACTCATTGTCAAAGCAAGGGGAGAGCATGTGAAAGCGTTCCTCTCCTATGGTTATGTAATTGAAGGAGTAATTGACGGTTATTTCCGCGGAAGTGATGCCTGGATGATGGCATACTTTCTTCATAGTAAGAGACGAGAAAGTTCAGTGTATGTAGAAGAAGTTGACCTGTTGCAAAAAGTTTTGCAGTTAGAGAACGCTGAATTGGTTAGTTCTAATTCATTAAAGAAAGCGGGGGAGGGAGAAGCAGAAGCCCTAGGGCAGTTATATCGAGATACCTTTCAATTGTATCCTGTCCCACTTCATGATCCGAATTATATTAAGCAAGCGATGAGCGAAGGAACGATTTTTTATTATTTCGAAAAAGATGGTGAAATCATTTCCGCAGCTTCAGCGGAAGTGAATGCCAATGATTACAATGCGGAGCTTACCGACTGTGCAACTGTCCCCTCGTTCAGGAAAGGTGGGCTGATGAAGCAGCTTCTTCAGCAACTTGAAATGGATTTGCAAAAAGAAGGGATTTTTTGCTTTTACAGTTTAGCACGAGCTTTGTCGTTTGGAATGAATGCGGCCTTTCAACAATTGAATTACTCCTATCGTGGTCGATTAATCAATAATTGTTATATTTTCGATAAGCTAGAAGATATGAATATTTGGGTGAAATCAACGAGGATATAG
- a CDS encoding YozD family protein, giving the protein MREIEVIIDTEEIAAFFMKELVSRGYVPSEDELDELADITFEYLIDKCIIDEEIEHP; this is encoded by the coding sequence ATGCGTGAGATTGAAGTGATTATTGATACTGAAGAAATTGCAGCCTTTTTCATGAAAGAATTAGTTTCTCGAGGATATGTACCTTCAGAGGACGAACTAGACGAATTAGCGGATATTACTTTCGAATACTTAATTGACAAGTGCATCATCGACGAGGAAATCGAACATCCCTAA
- the ablA gene encoding lysine 2,3-aminomutase: MKMELYKPKRHWKDIELWKDVPDEKWNDWLWQLTNTIRTLDDLKKVISLTDEEIEGVKISTKTIPLNITPYYAWLMNEDDARCPIRMQSVPIGEEINKTKYDLEDPLQEDDDSPVPGLTHRYPDRVLFLVTNQCSMYCRYCTRRRFSGQIGMGVPKKQLDRAIEYIRQTPEVRDVLLSGGDGLLINDQILEYILKNLRDIPHVEIIRIGTRAPVVFPQRITENLCAILKKYHPVWLNTHFNTSIEITEESKKACEMLVDAGVPVGNQAVILSGINDSVSIMKKLMHDLVKIRVRPYYIYQCDLSEGIGHFRAPVSKGLEIIEGLRGHTSGYAVPTFVVDAPGGGGKIALQPNYLLAQSSKKVVLRNFEGVITTYPEPENYTPGLADDYFYSIYPNSDRSNSPIGISGLLQEASDTITPQDLKRHARREQYESDPDHTSLKDFRDKRDQLKEKKHKAVLDKIQSSEKQETSENE, encoded by the coding sequence ATGAAAATGGAGCTATATAAACCGAAACGGCATTGGAAAGATATTGAGCTATGGAAAGACGTCCCAGATGAGAAGTGGAACGATTGGCTTTGGCAGCTAACGAATACAATTCGAACACTTGATGATTTAAAAAAGGTTATTTCGTTAACTGATGAAGAAATTGAAGGTGTGAAAATTTCAACGAAAACGATACCGTTAAACATTACTCCTTACTACGCCTGGTTAATGAATGAAGATGATGCACGATGTCCAATACGGATGCAATCTGTCCCAATTGGAGAAGAGATTAATAAAACCAAATACGATCTTGAAGATCCTTTACAGGAAGATGATGATTCTCCGGTTCCAGGGTTAACGCATCGATATCCGGACAGAGTGTTGTTCCTAGTCACTAATCAATGCTCCATGTATTGTCGATATTGTACAAGAAGGCGTTTTTCAGGTCAAATCGGAATGGGTGTACCGAAAAAACAACTTGATCGAGCAATCGAATATATCCGTCAAACACCTGAGGTACGTGATGTTCTCCTCTCAGGAGGCGATGGTCTACTAATTAATGATCAGATTTTAGAATATATCTTAAAAAATTTACGAGATATTCCTCATGTGGAAATCATTCGGATTGGAACAAGAGCACCAGTCGTATTTCCACAACGAATTACTGAAAATTTATGTGCCATACTTAAAAAATATCACCCTGTATGGCTAAATACTCATTTTAATACTTCAATAGAAATTACCGAAGAATCAAAAAAAGCGTGTGAGATGCTGGTTGACGCAGGTGTACCGGTCGGCAATCAGGCAGTTATTCTTTCAGGCATCAATGATAGTGTAAGCATCATGAAAAAGCTCATGCATGATTTAGTGAAAATCCGAGTGAGACCCTATTATATTTACCAGTGCGATCTATCTGAAGGGATTGGCCATTTCCGTGCACCAGTATCGAAAGGACTCGAAATTATAGAAGGATTACGAGGGCATACATCAGGTTATGCCGTCCCTACGTTCGTAGTTGATGCGCCTGGTGGCGGTGGGAAGATTGCTTTACAGCCAAATTATTTGTTAGCACAAAGCTCTAAAAAAGTCGTTTTACGAAACTTTGAAGGAGTGATTACCACCTATCCAGAACCTGAAAATTATACGCCTGGTCTGGCAGATGATTACTTCTATTCCATCTACCCTAATAGCGATCGAAGTAACTCTCCTATTGGGATATCTGGGTTATTACAAGAAGCTTCAGACACAATTACACCACAAGACCTTAAGAGACACGCACGTCGAGAACAATATGAAAGTGACCCAGACCATACAAGCTTAAAAGATTTTCGTGATAAACGAGATCAGTTAAAAGAAAAGAAACATAAAGCCGTTTTAGATAAAATCCAATCGAGTGAAAAACAGGAGACATCAGAAAATGAATAA
- a CDS encoding peptidase has product MTIQESIKQWMRQNETNGIRLLQKLVGEASTRGNEYKAQAVIMEKCRELGLTMDIFDVDETNVHEHELFSCDRKDFKNQPNVIATWNGTGGGRSIILNSHIDVVPAGDGANWTHPPFQPKVIDGRCYGRGTTDMKGGTVSLLLAMEALKSLNISLKGDVVFQSVIEEESGGTGTLSAVVRGYKADGALIPEPTNMKLFPKQQGSMWFRIAIKGKSAHGGTRYEGVNAIMKATQVMQALQQLEAKRNKRIVDPLYEEVPIPVPINIGKIQGGEWPSSVPDLVTLEGRIGVAPNETNETVQEEFETEIAEFSRRDEWLKDHLPTVEWFGGCWQAGDLPEGHLLMAMLEDCYQDVLDETPIAQASPWGTDGGVLWKAGKIPVVIFGPGTTEVAHDSDEYIELQQMFRCAEVYASMLLNWCEVSDLTD; this is encoded by the coding sequence ATGACCATTCAAGAAAGTATTAAGCAATGGATGCGTCAAAATGAAACAAATGGAATTCGGTTACTCCAGAAATTGGTGGGTGAAGCATCAACAAGAGGGAATGAATACAAAGCTCAAGCTGTGATCATGGAAAAGTGTCGCGAGTTAGGATTAACGATGGATATTTTTGATGTTGACGAAACGAATGTCCATGAGCACGAGCTTTTTTCATGTGATCGAAAGGATTTCAAAAATCAACCAAATGTCATCGCCACTTGGAATGGAACTGGTGGTGGAAGATCCATCATTCTTAATAGTCACATTGATGTGGTGCCTGCAGGTGATGGAGCGAATTGGACGCATCCACCGTTTCAACCTAAAGTAATCGACGGAAGATGTTATGGAAGAGGAACGACAGATATGAAGGGAGGGACTGTGAGTTTATTGCTTGCGATGGAAGCGTTAAAAAGCTTGAATATCTCGCTCAAGGGCGATGTTGTTTTTCAAAGTGTCATCGAAGAAGAGAGTGGGGGCACTGGTACGCTGTCTGCTGTTGTAAGGGGATACAAAGCTGACGGGGCTCTCATCCCTGAACCGACGAATATGAAGTTGTTTCCCAAACAACAAGGGTCGATGTGGTTTCGAATCGCGATCAAGGGCAAAAGTGCTCACGGTGGAACACGATATGAAGGTGTCAATGCCATAATGAAAGCAACCCAAGTGATGCAGGCTCTTCAGCAGCTAGAAGCGAAACGGAATAAAAGAATCGTCGATCCGCTCTACGAAGAAGTACCGATTCCTGTACCCATCAATATTGGCAAAATACAGGGAGGCGAATGGCCTTCTTCAGTACCAGATCTTGTCACGTTAGAGGGTAGAATTGGGGTAGCCCCAAATGAAACGAATGAAACGGTCCAAGAAGAATTTGAAACGGAGATAGCCGAATTCTCGAGAAGGGATGAGTGGCTAAAAGACCATCTTCCAACCGTTGAATGGTTTGGTGGCTGTTGGCAAGCTGGTGATTTACCTGAAGGTCATCTCTTGATGGCAATGCTAGAAGATTGCTATCAGGACGTGCTCGATGAAACACCTATCGCACAAGCTTCTCCGTGGGGAACTGATGGTGGGGTTCTATGGAAAGCGGGAAAAATTCCAGTCGTTATTTTTGGACCAGGTACAACCGAGGTAGCTCATGACAGTGACGAGTATATAGAATTACAACAAATGTTTCGATGCGCAGAAGTATACGCATCAATGCTCCTCAATTGGTGTGAAGTGAGCGATTTAACAGATTAA
- a CDS encoding DUF2515 family protein, giving the protein MSFFFRKQKYHSLLTEESLNVILHDINEDQQFHPTIHLTTEKNFIKEIKASVQLHNRNNLTRTAAYLKFYEQHPEIQWSFLAHMVSRNAGYHMTDLKSVTTHMLLSEKETKGLFLFLEKANYEIFSDAYVQLLLYEKSLQLDRPLFHLLNAFHVSPFMKKMWSMFWKEKQKKVLTVAMIINEQQMLQTRVLTAEENRNWLQKTILTLHDKLNLTTILFPYQRKKHAPYDLTGLDVHQFANVDHRILTGKSLYSLLFHPKIHNSALQFASKTPHTASRKDYWPHIYKNQVEAHSVHSPPLKEAWQNVTTLPLQKKEWYSANLITKMTYWFALQQKTPKNKSNSQRKIAKWQKALQTTFLR; this is encoded by the coding sequence TTGAGTTTCTTTTTCAGAAAACAAAAATATCATTCCTTGTTAACTGAGGAGTCATTAAATGTCATTCTTCATGATATAAACGAGGACCAACAATTTCATCCGACCATTCATTTAACCACAGAAAAAAATTTCATAAAGGAAATTAAAGCGAGTGTTCAACTTCACAATCGGAATAACCTCACTCGAACGGCGGCTTATCTGAAGTTTTACGAACAACATCCAGAAATTCAATGGTCCTTTTTAGCCCATATGGTGTCCAGAAATGCAGGATACCATATGACAGATCTAAAAAGCGTTACTACTCATATGCTTCTCTCTGAAAAAGAAACGAAAGGCTTGTTTCTTTTTTTAGAAAAAGCCAATTATGAGATCTTTTCAGATGCCTATGTGCAACTGTTACTATATGAAAAGAGCTTGCAACTTGATAGACCACTTTTTCATTTACTTAATGCCTTTCACGTTTCCCCTTTCATGAAAAAAATGTGGTCAATGTTTTGGAAGGAAAAACAGAAAAAAGTCCTTACAGTGGCAATGATTATCAATGAGCAACAGATGCTACAAACCCGTGTATTAACCGCAGAAGAAAATAGGAACTGGCTCCAAAAGACCATCCTAACTCTTCATGATAAACTTAATCTAACGACGATACTCTTTCCTTATCAACGTAAAAAGCATGCACCCTATGACCTAACCGGACTCGATGTACATCAATTCGCCAACGTAGACCACCGAATTCTTACAGGCAAATCATTGTACAGCTTATTATTCCACCCGAAAATACACAATAGCGCTCTTCAATTTGCCTCAAAAACGCCCCATACAGCTTCGAGAAAAGATTATTGGCCACATATCTATAAAAACCAAGTAGAAGCTCACTCTGTCCATTCTCCCCCCCTTAAAGAGGCTTGGCAAAACGTAACGACCCTCCCTCTACAAAAGAAAGAATGGTATTCTGCTAATTTGATAACAAAAATGACGTATTGGTTTGCATTGCAACAAAAAACACCTAAAAACAAGTCGAACTCACAACGAAAAATCGCCAAATGGCAAAAGGCTCTTCAAACAACCTTTCTCCGCTAA
- the deoD gene encoding purine-nucleoside phosphorylase: protein MSIHIGAKEGQIAETVLLPGDPLRAKYIAETFLENTECYNEVRNMFGYTGTYKGERVSVQGTGMGVPSISIYINELMQSYNVQNLIRVGTCGAIQKDVKVRDVILAMTSSTDSQMNRLTFNGIDFAPTADFNLLKNAYDAGLEKGLNLKVGNVFTADMFYNDNADHEKWAQYGILAIEMETSALYTLAAKYGRNALSVLTVSDHIITGEETTSEERQTTFNEMIEVALDAAIK, encoded by the coding sequence ATGAGTATTCATATTGGAGCAAAAGAAGGGCAAATTGCAGAAACGGTATTATTGCCAGGAGATCCTTTACGTGCAAAATATATTGCAGAAACTTTTTTAGAAAATACAGAATGCTATAATGAAGTAAGAAATATGTTTGGCTATACCGGAACATATAAAGGTGAACGTGTATCCGTTCAGGGAACAGGGATGGGTGTACCATCTATCTCAATTTATATTAATGAATTAATGCAAAGCTATAATGTACAGAATCTAATTCGTGTTGGTACATGTGGAGCAATTCAAAAAGATGTGAAAGTACGTGACGTTATTTTAGCGATGACTTCATCTACAGATTCGCAAATGAACCGATTAACCTTTAATGGTATTGACTTTGCGCCAACAGCTGATTTCAATTTACTGAAAAATGCTTATGACGCCGGGCTAGAAAAGGGATTAAATCTAAAGGTCGGAAACGTCTTTACAGCTGACATGTTCTATAACGACAATGCGGACCACGAAAAATGGGCACAATACGGTATATTAGCGATTGAGATGGAAACATCTGCTCTTTATACACTAGCTGCTAAGTATGGACGTAATGCTTTATCGGTCTTAACTGTGAGTGATCACATTATTACGGGTGAAGAAACTACTTCGGAAGAACGACAAACAACGTTCAATGAGATGATCGAAGTAGCTTTAGATGCTGCGATTAAATAA
- a CDS encoding sporulation protein codes for MSLFNKVFASFGIGSAKVDTSLEKGVYRAGEKVSGVVSIIGGNVQQEIDSIYLSVQTSYIRESDDRKFTDTASIFKTQLNEPFTVGEQETIEIPFSFELPYDTPLTYGNTGVWVSTGLTIKKAVDPSDKDYIEVQPNTLTQSLLQAIQDLGFRIREVECVVAPSSIRGKYPFLQEFEFVPTSGPFRGKLDELELTILTQDEQSAELLLQVDRKANGIGGLFAEAFEMDENFVRMTVFAQDRHGIKEKLFQEIQRYS; via the coding sequence ATGTCATTATTTAATAAAGTATTTGCTAGCTTTGGAATTGGTTCCGCAAAAGTGGATACTTCACTAGAAAAAGGGGTGTATCGTGCAGGTGAAAAGGTGAGTGGGGTTGTTTCCATCATCGGAGGGAATGTTCAACAAGAGATCGACAGCATTTATCTCTCTGTTCAAACATCCTATATACGTGAATCAGATGATCGTAAATTTACCGACACGGCTTCAATTTTCAAAACACAATTAAATGAACCGTTTACAGTGGGAGAACAGGAAACAATAGAAATACCATTCTCGTTCGAGCTACCGTATGATACACCATTAACATATGGAAATACAGGCGTCTGGGTTTCCACTGGGCTAACGATTAAAAAAGCTGTAGATCCTTCTGATAAAGACTATATTGAAGTTCAACCAAACACCTTAACACAATCTCTTTTACAAGCAATTCAAGACCTAGGTTTTCGGATTCGAGAAGTAGAATGTGTGGTGGCACCTTCTTCAATTCGAGGCAAATATCCGTTTTTACAAGAGTTTGAGTTTGTCCCAACGAGTGGTCCTTTCCGTGGGAAGCTTGATGAGCTAGAATTAACGATTTTAACTCAAGATGAACAAAGTGCTGAATTGTTACTTCAAGTAGATCGTAAAGCTAATGGAATTGGCGGGTTATTTGCTGAAGCGTTCGAAATGGATGAGAACTTTGTTCGTATGACGGTATTTGCACAGGATAGGCATGGGATAAAAGAGAAGCTATTTCAAGAAATTCAAAGATATTCGTGA
- a CDS encoding 3-oxoacid CoA-transferase subunit B has translation MDVGADWKTKLAKRAAEEIKDKMIVNLGIGIPSLIPNFLPKERLVYFHGENGVMGLGPSPSQSEEDENLCNAGGFPVTLQNGGSYCSSAEAFAVIRKGHIDISVLGALEVSGDGDLANWIIPGKKVPGMGGATELASCAKKVIILMSHLNKNGESKLVASCSLPLTAKNCVDLVITELGVFQKNTEGFTVTELFHPYTIEDVMNFTRAPVSISNKLRIRKDF, from the coding sequence GTGGATGTGGGAGCAGACTGGAAAACAAAGCTTGCCAAACGAGCAGCTGAAGAAATAAAAGATAAAATGATTGTGAATTTAGGAATCGGTATTCCTTCGCTGATTCCAAATTTTTTGCCGAAAGAACGTCTGGTATATTTTCATGGCGAAAATGGGGTGATGGGTTTGGGTCCATCCCCTTCTCAGAGTGAGGAGGACGAAAATCTATGCAATGCAGGAGGTTTTCCGGTTACCTTACAAAACGGAGGGTCTTATTGTAGTAGTGCTGAGGCGTTTGCGGTGATTCGCAAAGGGCATATTGACATAAGTGTTTTAGGCGCGCTCGAGGTGAGTGGGGATGGCGATTTAGCGAATTGGATTATCCCGGGGAAAAAAGTGCCGGGAATGGGCGGAGCGACTGAGCTTGCTTCTTGTGCGAAGAAAGTGATAATTCTTATGTCACACCTTAACAAAAATGGAGAAAGTAAGTTGGTAGCCTCGTGCTCATTGCCGTTAACCGCTAAAAATTGTGTAGATTTGGTGATAACAGAACTAGGTGTTTTTCAAAAGAACACAGAAGGGTTTACGGTAACCGAACTGTTTCATCCGTACACAATTGAAGATGTGATGAACTTCACGAGAGCTCCTGTATCTATTTCTAACAAACTACGAATTAGAAAAGATTTTTAA
- a CDS encoding YozE family protein translates to MRKSFYHFLMRYRDEAGNDHYSEFANSAFNDHSFPKQALDFYEISAYLELNGSYLPSMTVFDQVWEEYEVWENKR, encoded by the coding sequence ATGAGAAAATCTTTTTATCATTTTTTAATGAGATACCGAGATGAAGCTGGAAATGATCACTATTCCGAGTTTGCCAATTCTGCCTTTAATGACCATAGTTTTCCTAAACAAGCTTTAGATTTTTATGAAATAAGTGCGTACTTGGAATTAAACGGTTCTTACTTACCAAGTATGACAGTTTTCGATCAAGTTTGGGAAGAGTATGAAGTTTGGGAAAATAAAAGATAA
- a CDS encoding YokU family protein: MNNHICEWCGEASIRSDRRTVYWELPDGTRAIEITDTPTKCCQSCKVDYQSEALIQELEDQLYLVDRSKISESLSFDELMSLPRLLKKNYFRLDS, from the coding sequence ATGAATAATCACATCTGTGAGTGGTGTGGTGAGGCATCTATAAGGAGTGACCGAAGAACAGTGTATTGGGAGCTTCCTGACGGGACTAGGGCCATTGAGATAACAGACACACCTACCAAGTGTTGTCAGTCATGTAAAGTGGATTATCAATCTGAAGCATTGATTCAAGAGTTAGAAGATCAACTTTATTTGGTTGACCGCTCGAAAATTAGTGAGTCTCTATCTTTTGACGAATTAATGAGCTTGCCGAGATTGTTGAAGAAAAATTATTTTCGCTTAGATTCGTAA
- a CDS encoding aldehyde dehydrogenase family protein: MTQNLWINGEFIATENYQSLLSPFTEGEIEQVAIGKEQHVQAAIKAAEAAFATYKKMPAHQRADILDQVARLLSDDKEDCARLISQESAKPYTDALAEVERTIMTYTFAAGEARRMYGQSIPMDAAPGGENRVAYTKKEPLGVIGAITPFNFPMNLVAHKVGPALAAGNSVVLKPASQTPLSAYKIAGYFHQAGLPSGVLNVVTGKGSEIGKALTENETVKMITFTGSPSVGKMIRQNAGLKKVTLELGSNSAVIVDKDTNLAEHMPRIVKGAFAYQGQVCISVQRIFVEETIYEEFVESFRKHTQSLILGNPLEKDTDVSSMISKDELERAQEWIEEALRAGGKLLCGGELEQGMLQPTAMLHVPEDVKIFCEEAFAPVVMINPFNDFEDAIREVNHSQYGLQAGVFTQNVQKAFYAAEELEVGGVMINDIPTFRVDHMPYGGVKESGMGREGIQYAMEEMTEIKLISFKL; this comes from the coding sequence ATGACACAAAATTTATGGATCAATGGAGAATTTATTGCAACAGAAAACTATCAATCTCTGCTTTCACCCTTTACGGAGGGGGAGATTGAGCAAGTAGCCATCGGAAAAGAACAGCATGTACAAGCAGCGATAAAAGCAGCTGAAGCGGCATTTGCAACTTATAAAAAAATGCCAGCTCATCAACGAGCTGACATACTTGATCAAGTGGCTAGACTATTAAGTGATGATAAAGAAGACTGTGCAAGGCTAATTTCTCAAGAATCAGCCAAGCCTTATACAGATGCGCTAGCTGAAGTAGAAAGAACGATTATGACCTACACATTTGCTGCTGGAGAAGCACGAAGAATGTACGGCCAATCAATTCCCATGGATGCAGCTCCTGGTGGGGAAAATCGAGTCGCATATACGAAAAAAGAACCACTAGGTGTCATTGGTGCGATAACTCCATTTAATTTTCCGATGAACTTAGTTGCTCATAAAGTAGGGCCTGCCCTTGCAGCGGGTAATTCGGTCGTGTTAAAGCCTGCAAGTCAAACCCCTTTATCCGCCTATAAAATTGCAGGCTATTTTCATCAAGCGGGTCTACCTAGTGGCGTATTGAATGTCGTTACCGGAAAAGGCAGTGAAATCGGCAAAGCTCTAACGGAAAACGAAACAGTAAAAATGATTACTTTTACCGGAAGTCCTAGTGTGGGAAAAATGATTCGTCAAAACGCTGGTCTGAAAAAAGTGACTCTGGAGCTTGGATCGAATTCAGCTGTCATAGTTGATAAAGACACGAATCTAGCAGAACATATGCCTCGAATTGTAAAAGGGGCATTTGCTTATCAAGGACAGGTATGTATTTCAGTTCAACGGATATTCGTAGAAGAAACCATTTATGAAGAATTTGTTGAATCTTTTAGAAAACATACACAATCTTTAATATTAGGAAACCCACTCGAGAAAGACACCGATGTTTCTAGTATGATATCAAAGGATGAGTTGGAACGGGCACAAGAGTGGATAGAGGAGGCACTTCGGGCAGGAGGTAAGCTTCTTTGTGGCGGAGAACTAGAACAAGGGATGCTACAGCCAACGGCGATGCTTCATGTCCCAGAAGATGTGAAAATTTTCTGTGAAGAAGCTTTCGCTCCCGTAGTTATGATTAATCCATTTAATGATTTTGAAGATGCCATTCGAGAAGTCAATCATTCACAGTATGGATTACAGGCTGGTGTCTTTACGCAAAATGTCCAAAAAGCGTTTTATGCAGCAGAGGAACTAGAAGTCGGGGGGGTGATGATCAATGATATTCCTACCTTCCGTGTTGATCATATGCCGTATGGGGGAGTAAAAGAAAGTGGGATGGGAAGAGAAGGCATCCAATATGCGATGGAAGAAATGACCGAAATAAAATTAATTTCCTTTAAGTTGTAG
- a CDS encoding CoA transferase subunit A, whose product METWGKECDFHDIQNIFTDEMTLMFGGFGGVGSPPNLIDFILELGIKDLTIIGNDTGFPTIGIGKLVANHRVKKVVASHIGSNPIAGALKEKGEMEIEFSPQGILAERIRAGGVGLGGIVTHIGVDDPLLSSGKEKVVVNGQSLLVETALTADVSIVYSKKADLFGNLVYDKSARNTNPLVAMAGNITIAEVEEIVPIGDLAPEEIVTSGVFVNSILHSKGVTWEWMWEQTGKQSLPNEQLKK is encoded by the coding sequence ATGGAAACTTGGGGAAAAGAGTGTGACTTTCATGATATTCAAAACATTTTCACAGATGAAATGACGTTAATGTTTGGTGGCTTTGGTGGAGTGGGAAGCCCACCCAATCTGATTGATTTTATTTTAGAGCTGGGAATTAAAGACCTTACGATTATTGGAAATGATACGGGTTTTCCAACAATTGGGATTGGTAAGTTGGTCGCAAATCACCGAGTGAAAAAAGTCGTTGCATCTCATATCGGGTCGAACCCCATTGCTGGAGCGCTAAAAGAAAAAGGAGAAATGGAAATTGAATTTTCACCACAAGGCATCCTAGCTGAACGGATTCGTGCTGGTGGAGTTGGACTGGGAGGAATTGTCACACATATTGGAGTAGATGACCCGCTTTTGTCTTCTGGAAAAGAGAAAGTCGTCGTCAACGGTCAATCTTTATTAGTGGAAACAGCTTTAACTGCGGATGTTTCTATTGTCTATAGCAAGAAAGCAGATCTTTTTGGCAATCTTGTCTATGATAAAAGCGCTCGAAATACCAACCCTTTAGTCGCAATGGCAGGGAATATTACGATCGCAGAAGTAGAGGAAATCGTGCCAATTGGTGACTTGGCTCCGGAGGAAATAGTGACTTCAGGAGTTTTTGTGAACTCTATCTTACACTCAAAAGGGGTGACATGGGAGTGGATGTGGGAGCAGACTGGAAAACAAAGCTTGCCAAACGAGCAGCTGAAGAAATAA